One part of the Sphingobacterium sp. LZ7M1 genome encodes these proteins:
- a CDS encoding M14 family metallopeptidase, which produces MRLSYKILSLALALSVSAAFAQKKNDDVSKEIAGLRAVGSPSNPKVQMNWSRYHDLKQMEQFYKDLQKAYPDLIKYESIGKSYEGRDIFVLTVTDFKEGKPERKPAMWIDGNIHANELQGSEISMYTAWYLLENYNNVPFIKDLLKDKVFYIAPTINPDSREYFIYQPNTMHSSRTGRRPFDNDGDGLVAEDLYDDLDGDGEIVMMRRKSKTGRFKADPENPNRMLMVKPGEVGEYEMLGFEGIDNDGDGLVNEDITGTYDPNRDWGWNWQPNYVQGGALYYPGTLPETQAVKKFIYAHPNIAGAQSYHNFGGMILRGPGAADDERFYSRKDVQVYDALGKTGEKMLPGYDYIVIHKDLYTVFGGEIDFLALTRGIFTFSNELMTTYKLFNEKSEGGLRNSDEYYEFDKLLMFGDAYVPWKEFDHPQYGKIEIGGAKKNYTRNHPGFLLMEDAHRNAAFTIYHAYHMPKLEVMESSIKPLGGNLYEVNATIWNTRIVPTHSDHDVRHKIERPNHIRLEGAQVVTGMQVLNADFNETLEQKYQPQQIEVPTIDGMSSVKVRWIVKGNPSSAKLIVDSPKGGYLEYNLKDAANKS; this is translated from the coding sequence ATGAGACTATCATATAAAATATTATCACTTGCCTTAGCACTGAGTGTTTCGGCAGCCTTTGCCCAAAAGAAAAACGACGATGTCAGCAAGGAGATCGCCGGTCTACGGGCTGTTGGTTCGCCCTCCAATCCTAAAGTTCAAATGAATTGGAGCCGTTACCACGACCTAAAACAAATGGAACAGTTCTATAAGGACCTACAAAAAGCCTATCCTGACCTTATTAAATATGAGTCTATTGGGAAAAGTTATGAAGGCAGGGACATCTTTGTCCTGACCGTAACGGATTTCAAGGAAGGTAAACCCGAAAGAAAACCGGCAATGTGGATCGATGGTAACATCCATGCCAATGAATTGCAAGGGTCTGAAATATCCATGTACACCGCATGGTATCTCTTAGAAAACTATAATAATGTCCCGTTTATCAAAGATTTATTGAAGGATAAGGTGTTTTACATCGCGCCAACGATCAATCCAGATTCTCGTGAATACTTTATTTACCAACCGAACACCATGCACTCCTCTAGGACTGGTCGAAGACCATTTGATAACGATGGCGATGGACTGGTAGCAGAAGATCTATACGATGATTTGGATGGAGATGGCGAAATTGTCATGATGCGCCGCAAGTCCAAGACCGGAAGGTTTAAAGCCGATCCTGAAAATCCTAACCGTATGCTGATGGTGAAACCAGGTGAAGTAGGCGAATATGAAATGCTGGGTTTTGAGGGGATTGACAATGATGGTGATGGATTGGTCAATGAGGATATCACAGGAACTTATGACCCTAACCGTGACTGGGGATGGAACTGGCAGCCAAACTATGTACAGGGTGGTGCCCTCTACTATCCAGGAACCTTGCCTGAAACGCAAGCTGTCAAGAAATTTATCTATGCCCATCCGAATATCGCAGGAGCGCAATCGTATCACAACTTCGGAGGTATGATCCTGCGTGGTCCAGGAGCCGCAGATGATGAAAGGTTCTACTCAAGAAAAGACGTTCAGGTATATGATGCCCTAGGAAAGACCGGAGAAAAGATGTTGCCGGGCTATGATTATATCGTGATCCATAAAGATCTGTATACCGTGTTTGGTGGCGAGATCGATTTCTTGGCCCTGACCCGTGGTATCTTTACTTTCTCCAATGAATTGATGACTACCTACAAGCTTTTCAATGAAAAGTCCGAAGGTGGCCTAAGGAACAGTGATGAGTATTATGAGTTTGATAAGCTTTTGATGTTCGGAGATGCCTATGTGCCATGGAAAGAGTTTGATCATCCGCAATATGGTAAGATCGAGATCGGTGGAGCTAAGAAAAACTATACTCGTAACCACCCAGGTTTCTTATTGATGGAGGATGCACACCGAAATGCCGCATTTACCATTTACCATGCTTACCACATGCCTAAATTGGAGGTAATGGAATCCAGTATCAAACCTCTTGGTGGTAATCTATATGAAGTGAATGCAACGATCTGGAATACCAGGATTGTTCCTACACACTCAGACCATGATGTGAGACATAAGATCGAACGCCCTAACCATATCCGATTAGAAGGTGCACAGGTGGTAACAGGGATGCAGGTATTGAACGCTGACTTCAATGAAACGCTGGAGCAAAAGTATCAGCCACAGCAGATCGAAGTGCCTACTATTGATGGTATGAGCTCCGTGAAGGTAAGATGGATCGTAAAAGGAAATCCTAGTTCAGCGAAGCTGATCGTGGATAGCCCTAAAGGTGGATACCTTGAATATAATCTGAAGGACGCAGCGAACAAGTCCTAA
- a CDS encoding M14 family zinc carboxypeptidase has protein sequence MKYWIILLLSCGMPFFVHAQWNYPNFDALTKQIQDVSSNKLVERTSIGKSVGSEDIPLIKIQNGKTAKPTLLIVAGVDGKHPAGVINSLNVAKQILALPSDQLNELLANKSIWIIPVLNVDAYKRNSSSAAWYSGNARTIDNDRDGRIDEDPEVDLNKDGLISQMRIKTPAGPYRSHANNADYLVLAERNKGESGTYELYTEGRDADQDGAISEDGKSGVNLDKNFTYDYPFFEPETGDYAASEPETRAIIDLIFENPQIAAVLHFGLQNNLSVPEQFDQRKASERITKSWTNNDAQVSAFVSKIYNDAVKPMGEAPKMAAGKGNLSPTIYYHTGKFSFVTPSWWIPTISDTTKNAGPKVPATNNSDRFVNWVKNQGIQGAILPWAKVNHPDFPNQDVEVGGVVERFMNNPPIALLDVAAKMHSNFVVELTRSLASLEFSSPKVTNLGDDIYRIEVKVFNTGAMPVYPEIADKIKHVSKMKSIMELQKGQSFLSGKRLQLYPTLQAGASNTFSWLVKGKGKVQLTVGCPTAGEKTLDINL, from the coding sequence ATGAAATACTGGATCATTTTGCTGCTCTCCTGCGGCATGCCGTTTTTTGTACATGCACAGTGGAATTATCCCAATTTCGATGCATTGACAAAACAAATTCAAGATGTATCTTCAAACAAACTCGTGGAAAGAACTTCCATCGGAAAGTCGGTTGGTTCTGAAGATATCCCATTAATTAAAATCCAAAATGGAAAAACTGCAAAACCCACATTATTGATTGTTGCCGGTGTAGATGGAAAACATCCTGCTGGAGTGATCAATTCATTAAATGTGGCCAAGCAGATCTTAGCCCTTCCTAGCGATCAATTGAATGAACTATTGGCCAATAAATCCATTTGGATTATTCCTGTTCTAAATGTAGATGCTTATAAAAGAAATTCCAGTTCTGCAGCTTGGTATTCTGGAAATGCCAGGACCATAGACAATGATCGTGATGGTCGGATCGATGAAGACCCTGAAGTAGACCTAAATAAAGATGGTTTGATTTCACAGATGAGGATCAAAACGCCTGCAGGGCCTTACCGTTCCCATGCCAATAATGCCGATTACCTGGTTTTGGCTGAACGTAATAAAGGTGAATCAGGAACATATGAACTATATACCGAAGGACGTGATGCAGATCAAGATGGTGCAATCTCGGAAGATGGTAAATCAGGTGTCAACTTGGACAAGAACTTTACCTATGATTATCCATTTTTCGAACCAGAAACCGGGGATTATGCAGCTTCGGAGCCGGAAACCAGGGCAATCATCGATTTGATCTTCGAAAATCCACAAATTGCGGCCGTATTGCACTTCGGCTTGCAAAACAATCTATCTGTACCTGAACAATTCGATCAAAGAAAAGCTTCGGAAAGAATTACGAAGTCTTGGACCAATAACGATGCACAAGTTTCTGCATTTGTGAGCAAGATCTATAATGATGCCGTAAAACCAATGGGAGAAGCTCCAAAAATGGCTGCTGGTAAAGGAAACCTAAGTCCAACGATTTATTACCATACAGGTAAATTCAGCTTTGTTACGCCATCATGGTGGATTCCGACCATTTCGGATACGACGAAGAATGCTGGACCGAAAGTACCAGCAACAAACAACTCCGACCGTTTTGTGAACTGGGTTAAAAACCAAGGGATCCAAGGAGCAATCCTTCCATGGGCCAAGGTTAACCATCCGGATTTTCCAAATCAGGATGTGGAAGTCGGTGGGGTAGTGGAACGTTTTATGAACAACCCTCCTATAGCATTATTGGATGTTGCAGCAAAGATGCACAGCAACTTTGTGGTTGAATTGACCCGTTCGCTGGCCAGCCTGGAATTCTCAAGCCCGAAAGTGACCAATCTTGGCGATGATATCTACCGTATCGAAGTGAAAGTCTTCAATACGGGTGCCATGCCTGTCTATCCGGAAATTGCAGATAAGATTAAGCATGTTTCCAAAATGAAATCCATTATGGAATTGCAAAAAGGACAATCTTTCCTAAGCGGAAAACGCCTTCAACTTTATCCAACCCTTCAAGCTGGTGCTTCCAATACCTTCTCTTGGTTGGTCAAAGGAAAAGGTAAAGTACAGTTGACTGTTGGTTGCCCAACTGCCGGTGAGAAAACCCTAGATATTAACCTATAA